DNA sequence from the Pichia kudriavzevii chromosome 4, complete sequence genome:
CATTTTTGTTGGTACAATGTCATGATCCTGAAATTTGGTTTGCTCTTTTTGTAAAGGTTGAACAAGTTATACTTGTTCATGGAAGGTCTGATTCTTCCACGAACCAAGGAGTTGAGGTTCTGTGCTCTTCTCGTCATTATGGCTCGATAATACACGTAAACTTCCTAGAAGGCAGAGTGATTTTAACCTTGTTATTCCGCAAACCAGTATTTTAGTCTTTAATAATTAGATAATTGTCAATTTCATGATAAATCCCACACTGGAAAACGTTGgtgagaaaaaaaaaaggtgaaCTAGATGGTGTTCAGACCGGGTAACACTGTCCTCCAGCAGTTTGAAGTTCATGGTATTTCATAACTCCAAATATTTACCATTTGAATGATTGCTACAGCTGGATGTCTGCCTCCGTTGGAGAAACCTCTGTTCAATGGTTAGCACATCAACCTATCTGGTTGCAAATGACCGGCTCAACTGTACACGACACGTGACCGCCACACATAAACATAATAAGTCACGTGATATATTGGCGGAAGCGCACTTTCCATCATTATGAGAAAAATTTGATTAGAATCCCATAATGGTAACTgccaaacaagaaaagtaaATAATATAAAGAAGTTGGTGATATCCAACTGCTGCAACGGGAGTTTCTACCGCGAGTTCTCTCCCGAAGCCAAGGGCAGGTTTACGGCCAGTTAGtaagagagagagaagcCACCCAATTGAGGAGTGTTGTCGTCGACTAAAGGATACTATAACAGAGAATAAGAAGGCATCTTGTTTCATTACTTGTGATTTGTTCAACATCTGTATCAGTAAATCCTgctttttttatttccttttcgaAAAACTGGCAAATTAGAACCCAATCCACCGAAAGTTATTGCATTTAGTCTTGTGTTTTCCGTTTCCCTTTTCACATTTTACTTCCTACGTCTACTTGTTGTCATTACTATTATCCCTGCTATTATTACATCACTATATTTGCTGTTCTTGTTCGttttctgattttctttactacttttttttctgaatACTATCCGAAGTTACAAATTGACTGCCCCATTAAATTACCTCACTGACATTCACGTTTGAGGTACTCTCCACAAAAGCTCTTTAAGACTCcttccttttcaaagataCATATAAAGATACAAATCGAAACACAAATAaggaaaacgaaaaagaaaaaaaatgacaCCTGCCAAGCCCTCAATGTCAACAGATACTGATAATTCTACAAACAGTGATGGAACGGATACTAAAGACTTCTTCAATGATATACTACCGTCCACAACTAACTATTTGATTCTCATTGGCTCATCAATAGTTGGATTTGTTCTCTTGATTGCAATTACTCTAAGTTTTTTTAAGCCTTTTGACGGACCCGATGTTCCTAACTGTAAAGGTGTTTACATGTCTCCTGCTTACGCCAAAGTCCATGCGTTTGATTCTACACATACCAGATTTGCTTCCAAATACTCGCTATACTTGTATAGAGAACAGGGTAAAGATTCCATGCCAGGAGAGTCCTCGGAATTCTATTTATCCGGTACTCCCGTGTTATTTATTCCTGGTAATGCGGGTAGCTACAAACAAGTCAGATCCATAGCTGCTGAAACTGCAACCCAGTTTTTTGACAAAAGCTCTTATGTTACATCCCAAAATTCGAACGCCAATAATGTGGACTTCTTTACTGCAGATTTTAATGAAGATTTTACGGCATTTCATGGTAGAACCATGTTGGATCAGTCCGAATATTTAAATGATGCAGTTAAATTCATCCTGTCACTCTATGACTCAAACTCCTCGAACACCTCTCCAACATCAGTCATCCTACTGGGTCATTCAATGGGTGGAATTGTTGCCAGGGTAATGTTGAGCCTGCCCAATTATTTGGAGGGTTCTGTCAATACCATTATAACCTTGTCAACCCCGCATAATGCGGCGCCTACAACCTTCGATGGTGATTTGTTAAATGTTTACAAATTGACTGATGACTTCTGGAGGAATGGTTTTAGTCATGACGTAAGTACCCTTTCCACTAAAATGGCCACTATAGCAAGAAGAAGACTAGAAAATGTTTCCTTGATTTCTATTACTGGTGGTGTTCTAGACACAACACTACCAACTGATTATACTTCATTGACAGGCCTAGTGCCATCAAATCATGGGTTTTCAGTTTCCACAACAGGTATCCCAGGAGTGTGGACTCCTATTGATCATTTGGCCATTGTGTGGTGTGACCAATTGAGGAAAGTTTTGGCAAAGACGATTCTACAAATAATAGACGTCAACTCACCAAGTCAAACATATCCTTTAGAAAAGAGAATGGAAATATTCAAGTCTAATCTATTGCCTGGTTTTGATAAGTTTTTGGATATAATGAAATACACCAACATCCAACACAACCTACCtttcaagttgaagatTGATTTGAAGCAGCTAAAAGATTCTATTAATGAGCGGTTTTTCCAGCTACCTCGAAAAAACGCAAAGAGAGATATAGCAGGCTTTCCCCCAATtcatttgttcaatattCCTAGAAAAGAGAGCTCCaagtttaattttattaGTTCGATCAAACCCACAATGATTGATAAAATTACTTCTTCGGTAGAATTGTCACTACTTCTTTGCCGCTCAATTTTAAGTGATGTGGGTAAGGCTAGTGCAAAACGCAATTTTAGGAAGGTGTTTGACTATACAACCGATATAACCCAGCAGTATGCTGAATTAGAATGTATTGATGTCAGTGAGTACATTTATGTGGTTCCTAAGTCATATTCCAGTAATAACGAACATTCAAATGAACCAACCGATGTCTATTATTCTTTGGAAATTCCTTCGAATATCTTATcgtatttttcaagtattgTTATTGTGGAGCCAAAGACTATATTAACAGAATCTAGTGAAAATTTTGTTCTGGCAGATTTACATTCCGAAAGTTCCAGTGCTTTGACATTGGGAGACTCAAGTTTATGGAAATTGATTACAAGGGGTAACGATTTGACCATTCCTGCACACCGGCCAATAATAATTGATATTAACGTTCCCTCAATGAAGTCAAGTTTGTTGGCTTATAGACTAGACGTAAGGTATGCAAAGTCTAGCAATGAAAAGTTTTCGCCTCTGATTAGTCAAACGATCAAAGGTGAAACAAAATGGCATATAAATATTGACGATGATAAAATAATTACATCGATCATTAATGGTGACTCTCCTTATACACCAttcattgttgatgatccTGAGTCTCATACTAGATTTAAAGTCTTTAGTGACTCGTTCTCATCAGATCAACTCATGGATATCTATATAACAGTTGATTGGTTCCAAAGTCTGAAATTACTGGTTCTAAAGTACAGGTTATCTGTTGTCGGGTTCCCTCTTTTCTTCACGCTATTGGTTATCACATTACAGTTTCGATATTACTCTAAAACAAACTTGTATCCTTCTTTCGGTGAAACAATGCTTTCTGTGTGTGACTATAGAGTTGTTACAGGTttggtaatttttttttctttcttgtcGAAACTGACATCCTCAAATTCacttttcaa
Encoded proteins:
- a CDS encoding uncharacterized protein (PKUD0D06470; similar to Saccharomyces cerevisiae YFL025C (BST1); ancestral locus Anc_8.46), whose protein sequence is MTPAKPSMSTDTDNSTNSDGTDTKDFFNDILPSTTNYLILIGSSIVGFVLLIAITLSFFKPFDGPDVPNCKGVYMSPAYAKVHAFDSTHTRFASKYSLYLYREQGKDSMPGESSEFYLSGTPVLFIPGNAGSYKQVRSIAAETATQFFDKSSYVTSQNSNANNVDFFTADFNEDFTAFHGRTMLDQSEYLNDAVKFILSLYDSNSSNTSPTSVILLGHSMGGIVARVMLSLPNYLEGSVNTIITLSTPHNAAPTTFDGDLLNVYKLTDDFWRNGFSHDVSTLSTKMATIARRRLENVSLISITGGVLDTTLPTDYTSLTGLVPSNHGFSVSTTGIPGVWTPIDHLAIVWCDQLRKVLAKTILQIIDVNSPSQTYPLEKRMEIFKSNLLPGFDKFLDIMKYTNIQHNLPFKLKIDLKQLKDSINERFFQLPRKNAKRDIAGFPPIHLFNIPRKESSKFNFISSIKPTMIDKITSSVELSLLLCRSILSDVGKASAKRNFRKVFDYTTDITQQYAELECIDVSEYIYVVPKSYSSNNEHSNEPTDVYYSLEIPSNILSYFSSIVIVEPKTILTESSENFVLADLHSESSSALTLGDSSLWKLITRGNDLTIPAHRPIIIDINVPSMKSSLLAYRLDVRYAKSSNEKFSPLISQTIKGETKWHINIDDDKIITSIINGDSPYTPFIVDDPESHTRFKVFSDSFSSDQLMDIYITVDWFQSLKLLVLKYRLSVVGFPLFFTLLVITLQFRYYSKTNLYPSFGETMLSVCDYRVVTGLVIFFSFLSKLTSSNSLFNKFIEFMDPVERNELHLMEKIENAEVRLNVSFMSIEEPSLWFYGVFVLFISIGLNFLLYNLILLVIKCLIYLSELGLLQGITSNIHSFPNQRKTIGIITLLFLVLLYLPYQFAFVVCVLTQLFSTLKLFLSNTKLNSYHTSYKNFDDYKGKKDSVPDNESNEKAVVSNKALYFVDNFKNFNLSLLILMLWLVPINVPVLVVWLHDISLKWRTPFSSHHNILAILPIIYLVQALNQGFMVPRPTKRFNVFFTKVILFYFAFYCLFFGTRHLYLLHSLFDAICTWFLILYIQGWGNGSLENIRTITIIKNETKIH